TATCCAGAGGTCCCATCCGGAGCTGTACGAGATGTTGGCGGCGGTCCGGGAAGGGGAGGAGGTGGGGACATGTTCCGGGTCTTCATCATCCTCCTGATTCTCGTCCCCCTTCTTGAGATTTGGGGACTGGCTCAGATGGGACAGTGGATCGGCGCCCTTCCCACGGTTTTGGCCGTCATCGTGACCAGCGTCATCGGCGTCGTCCTGGCCCGCCGGCAGGGGCTGGAGGTTTACCGTTTGACGGTGCTCCAGCTGAATCGCGGCGAGCTGCCCAGCGACACGCTGTTGGACGGCCTTCTCATCCTGGCGGGAGGACTGCTGCTGATGGCTCCGGGCTTCTTTACGGATACCGTCGGTTTTCTCCTGATGATTCCTTACATACGGGGAATTGTGAGATTGTTTGTGAAACGCTGGTTTGAGAAAAAGACCCGCGAAGGGCGAGTGATCCGGATCACCCGCCGCTGGTGAAAAAGGGGAGCCGGACCGTTTTCATCGGAGGGAAAGCGGCCGGCGAAAGCGCCGATAAAAGGAGCCGTCCCCGGATGTCTCCGGGAGGACGGCTCCTTTTCTTAGGAACGGTTGAAGGAATCTCCCTTGATAAATCGCCACAGGTCGCGGAACACATTGGCTCTGTAAAGGGCGATCGCGATCACCACGCTGACCGGACCGATGATCAATCCGATGAACCCGAACAGGTTGAGACCCACAAACAGGGCGATCAGGGTGGTCAAGGGGTCCAGCCCCACATTGCTGGAGACCAATTTGGTCTCCAATATCTGGCGCACTACAAGCAGCACGCCGTAAAGGACCAAAAGGCCCACGGCCAGCTTCGTGTCCCCGCCGAAGAAAAACGAGTAGGCGGACCAGGGCACCAGCACCGCTCCCACGCCGAGGTAGGGGAGCAGGTCCACCACCCCGATGATGATCGCCACGGTCAGGGCGTATTTGACGCCGAGGATCCACAGACCGATCATCACCAGGATGGCCGTGATGCTGATCAGCGTCAACTGGGCTCGCACAAATCCGAACAGGGAGGTTCGAATGTCCTTCAGCACGATCCCTCCCGTCCTGCGCACGCGCTCCGGGAGGGACCGGTTGAGGGCGTCCCGCATCCGCGGCCAATCGAGGCCGATGAACAGGGCGGCGAGGAAAATGATGACAATGACGGCCACGATATAGGGAAGGTCCGTGAGGAAGGAACCGATGCCGGCGATAATCCCGGTGATCAGCTCGGTGCCCTTCTGGGTGATGACTCCCAGATTTTCCCGTATGCTGCTGACGATTTCCTTTTGATGCTCCGGATTGTTCTGAAGATACGTCTGCACGTTCTGGATCAGATGCGATATTCCGGTGTCTTCATCGAGGAACAGGTCGAGGAGATATTGGTTGAACCGTTCGAGACTTGTCGGCAGCAATTCGGCCAGCCGGGTCAGTTCGATGACGACTTGCGTGACCAACAAAACCAGCAGTGAAGAGACCACTGCCAGCACAATGATCAGCATGAGGGAAACGCCCGCCCAGCGCGGAAGGCGAAGTTTATTTTCCATGAAACGGACGGCGGGTTCGATGGCCATGGCGATCAGCCAACCGATCAGAAAGGGATAGAGGAGCGGAAGGGCAAAGGACAGAATGTAATAGGCAGCAACCCCGATCAACACCAGCAGTCCGAGACGAATAAGGATTCCGATCAATTGAGATGAACCTATATTCATTGTTTCGCCTCCGCCGTTTATTTGGCGCTGACATTATACCATTTTTAACGGTTTTAAAAAAGGGAATGGGCATGATAGAACGTTAATTCAATCACAATCCGAAACCGGCACCCATGGTGATATCCGTCGGTTTTTGTGGTACACTATTGTCGGAATAAGAAGGGCACATCCGGTCCAAGGAAAAATCGGGGGGCGAACCCCGGGTCTTATCGGCTCTTTTTCGACCAAGATTGCGAATCTTGCGCAACACCGAACAAAGTGGTTCACCACCCTGGGGGGAAGTGAAACTCTTTCCTGTATTTTCAGTCGAATGCCGAAAGACTTCCCGGCCGGTTGTGCCCTGGGTCGCAGATCAGAATGCAAAGGAGAGATCATATGACGGTTGCCAAGGGATTGGAGGGTGTAGTTGCGGTAACTTCCGAAGTCAGCTCGATCATCGACGGCGTGCTGACCTACCGGGGGATCAACATCGACGAACTGGCCGAAAAGGCCGGGTTTGAAGAAGTGATCCTCCTGCTCTGGAACGGCCGGCTGCCGAAGAGGGAAGAGCTGGAACAGCTGCAAAAGGACCTCGACGAAAATGCCTCCATTCCGGAACAGGTTTTGAATGCGCTGAAAGAGTATCCGAAGGATGTGCACCCGATGGCCGTGCTGCGGACGGCGGTGTCCCAGCTGGCGGTGTACGATCCCGAAGCGGACGACAACAGCGCGGAGGCCAACCGCCGCAAGGCGATCCGGCTGACCGCCAAGATACCCACGATCATCACTTCCTTCTATCGCTTGCGGTCCGGACTGGAACCGGTCGCTCCCCGTCCGGGACAGGGATTCGCCCGTAATTTCCTGTATATGCTCAACGGCAAGGATCCGGAAGAGGTGGCCGTGAAAGCCTTTGACAAGGCGCTCATCCTGCACGCGGACCACGAGCTGAACGCTTCCACCTTCGCCGCCCGGGTGACGACCGCCACCCTGTCCGACATGTATTCCGCCATCACTTCGGCGATCGGCACCTTGAAGGGTCCCCTGCACGGCGGTGCCAACGAGCGCGTGATGGCCATGCTGAAGGAAATCGGCACGATGGACCGGGTGGAATCCTACATCCAGGAAAAGCTGGACCGGAAGGAAAAGATCATGGGCTTCGGACACCGGGTTTACAAGGACGGAGATCCCCGGGCGAAGCATCTGCGGGAGATGTCCCGCCAGCTGGCCGAGCTCACCGGAGACACCAAATGGTATGAGATGTCCCGGAAAATTGAGGCGCTGGTGGAAGAGAAGAAGGGGCTCAAGCCCAATGTGGACTTTTATTCCGCCTCGGTCTATAATTATCTCGGAATTCCCAGCGATTTGTTCACTCCCATCTTTGCCATGAGCCGGGTGACGGGTTGGACGGCCCACGTGATGGAGCAGTATGCCAACAACCGCCTGATCCGTCCGCGCGCGGAATATGTGGGGCCGAAGAATCAGCCCTATGTACCGATCGACCAGCGGTAACAGCTGCAGACAGGGGAGGGAGATCCTGTCCCCTGTTTTGTTGTGAATAAATATACAGTAAGGGGTGTCAGGATGGCAGCGTTCAAATGGGGAGAACCGCAAGCCGGGGAAAAGATTGTCATTGAAGGCGGAAAGCTCAACGTTCCCGATCAGCCGATCATTCCCTTCATCGAGGGGGACGGCACGGGCCCTGATATCTGGGCGGCGGCGAAGCGGGTGCTGGATGCCGCCGTGGAAAAGGCCTACGGTGGGAAGAAAAAGATCGCCTGGTTTGAAGTGTTTGCCGGGGAGAAGGCTTACAACCGCTTCGGCGAATGGTTGCCCGAAGATACCCTGAAAGCGATCCGCGAATACAAGGTGGCCATCAAGGGCCCCCTCACCACGCCGGTGGGCGGAGGGATCCGCTCGCTCAACGTGGCCCTGCGGCAGGAACTGGATCTGTACGTCTGCCTGCGGCCCGTCCGGTATTTTGACGGCGTTCCTTCGCCGGTGAAACATCCCGAGCTGGTGGACATGGTGATTTTCCGGGAAAACTCGGAGGACATCTACGCCGGGATCGAGTGGGAAGCGGAGTCGGAGGAAGTGAAGAAGGTGATCCGCTTCCTGCAGGAGGAAATGGGCGTCAAGAAGATCCGCTTCCCGGAAACCTCCGGCATCGGCATCAAGCCCGTTTCCCGGGAGGGGACGGAGCGGCTGGTGCGGGCGGCCATTCAGTATGCCCTGGATCACGGCCGGAAGAGCGTCACCCTGGTCCACAAGGGGAACATCATGAAGTTTACCGAAGGCGCCTTCAAGAAATGGGGCTATGAGTTGGCCGAGCGGGAGTTCGGCGACAAGGTGTTCACCTGGGCCCAGTACGACCGGATCGCCGAAGAGCAGGGCAAGGAAGCGGCCAACCGCGCCCAGGCCGAGGCGGAAGAGGCCGGCAAGATCATCATCAAGGATGTGATCGCCGACGCCTTCCTGCAGCAGATCCTCACCCGCCCCGCCGAGTACGACGTGATCGCCACCCTCAACCTGAACGGGGACTACATTTCCGACGCCCTGGCGGCCCAGGTGGGCGGCATCGGAATCGCTCCCGGAGCCAACATCAACTACGACACCGGGCACGCCGTTTTTGAAGCGACCCACGGCACCGCCCCCAAATATGCCGGTTTGGACAAGGTGAACCCGGGTTCGGTCATTCTGTCCGGCGTGCTGATGTTGGAATATCTGGGCTGGCAGGAGGCGGCGGACTTGATCTACGCCTCGATGAACAAGACAATCAGCCAGAAGACCGTCACCTACGACTTCGCCCGGTTGATGGAAGGGGCCACCGAGGTGAAGTGCTCCGAGTTCGGGGACAAGTTGATCGAAAATCTGTGATCGGAAGATGAGACCCGCCCCCTCCCTTTCCCGAAGCTTCCGGCGGGAGGGGAGGGGGGAAGTGACACGCGCGAGACAGGAGATCCATCCCGATTCGTCACACGGGACCCCAAAAAGGAGGAAGGTTGAAGTGACCATCCGGAGAAGAAAAATTTCCGTCATCGGTGCCGGTTTCACCGGAGCGACGACCGCCTTGATGCTGGCGCAGAAGGAACTGGGGGATGTGGTCCTGGTGGACATTCCCCAGGTGGAGGGGCCGACCAAGGGGAAGGCGTTGGACATGCTGGAATCCACGCCGGTGCAGGGGGTGGATTCCAACATCGTCGGCACCACGGATTATGCGGAGACCGCCGGCTCCGATCTGGTGATCATCACCGCCGGCGTCGCCCGGAAGCCGGGGATGAGCCGCGATGATTTGGTCAGCACCAACGCCAAAATCATGAAGTCGGTAACCAAATCCGTCGTGGAACATTCCCCCAACACCATCATCATCGTCCTGACCAACCCGGTGGATGCCATGACCTATGAGGTGTTCCGCACCTCCGGTTTCCCCAAAAACCGGGTCATGGGGCAGTCCGGAGTTCTTGACACGGCCCGTTTCCGCACCTTTATCGCCCAGGAGTTGAACGTGTCGGTGGAAGATGTGACCGGCTTCGTGCTGGGCGGACACGGCGACGACATGGTGCCTCTGGTCCGGTATTCCTACGTCGGCGGCATTCCCCTGGAAAAATGGCTGCCGAAGGACCGGATCGACGCCATCGTCGAGCGGACCCGCAAGGGCGGAGGCGAAATCGTCAACCTGCTGGGCAACGGCAGTGCCTACTACGCCCCGGCGGCCTCCCTGGTGCAAATGGCCGAAGCCATCCTGAAGGACAAGCGGCGCATCCTGCCGGCCGTCGCCTATCTGGAAGGAGAGTACGGGTACAACGACATGTTCCTCGGCGTCCCGACCATCCTCGGCGGCAACGGCCTGGAAAAGGTGATCGAGCTGGAGCTGACCGACGAGGAGAAGCAGGCCCTGGACAAGTCGGCCGAATCGGTCCGCAGGGTGATGAAGCTCCTCGACTGACGGCCGCTATCGAATCGGAAAGCCATTGGGACTATGAGGGATCCTCCCTCGTAGCCTCAATGGCTTTTTGGCTTAGAAAGCGGATTGGCCGGGGCGGTTTTTGCTCTAGCTCCGAAGAAGGGAAAGCTTTAAGCCGAGTGATCCGGACCGGTCGGTTCTGTTGGAGAGAAGTTGTGGGCCAAATTCATCATAATCTTTTCCAGTTCAACAACCCAATTCATGTCCATAATTGTTTGGATGCATTTTTGCATCGAGGAGGAGAGTCACTGTGTTGATTTCAAATGACATAGGCGAAATATTAAATGATTATGAGTTTACTGATAGTATAATTACAAACCTTAAATGGGAAGACAACTTATTAGATTTATCCATTACAGTGGATTATTATCGGGATATTCAAGAAGGATAAAAAAACTCTAGATTGCTAAAGCTTGTGTTTAAAAATTGTATAAAGGTTCAATTTTGTTTGTCGGAAAAAGTGTTGGCTGTACCTAGAGATCAACTTAAACCAGCAAATATATATAGTTGGTTTACTATAATAAATTTTTATGGAGATAACTGTCATAATGTAATAAATGAATACGGTGAACATATGTTTACTGAAATAAAGATTCATACGTTAGATATTGAAAAGCCATTCTTGCATATAGTTTGCAAGGATATGGAATTGTATCATGTAGGGTACAGTTTGTAAAAAAACTGGTAGAGGGGACGGGAATCCGCAGGATCCGAACTACAACCCGGACGACCCGTACAACGTCTATCGCTTCAACAGCAAGCGCTGGGATCCCCATACCGGCAAGGTGGACATGGGCTTCCGGGACTACGATCCGGGGCTGAACCGCTTCCTGACTCGGGACATGTACAACGGCGCCCTGGCGGACATGCGTCTCGCCCTGGATCCCTGGAACATGAACCGGTATGCCCTTTGTGGGTGGGGAAGACGCACGTAATGCCTCATAAAAGTCCTATCGTGCGGAGATCTACCATAAAGAAGAAGACGCTCATTTTCCGGAGAATGATGATTGCGTCGGGGATGGTCTGGAAGAGTCGGATTTCCCCCGTTTCAAAGTCCATGTGTTTGGAGGGAACGCGTTCGCCGGAGATGGAAAGGTTTGTTGCTGCATCGTTTTGGAGGCGGTGTTATTGAGCGAGCCGGATAAAGGGGTCCTTTACACACCAAAATTCCTGCGCCGAAATCAAAGTAAGCCGTCCGCAAGACGGCTTTCAGCATAGTTCGTCCTTCTAGTCGTCCCATTCATCGATCAGACCGCACACCCAGTTCAGGGCATGGATCCGTTCATAGGTGATCATCGTGTCAAAGGGATGTTTTTCTCCCTTCTCATAGGCCTCAACCTGTTGGTTGTAAAGTTGAAGGTGTTCTTCCAGCATGTGCACCATCTCTTCAGACGGGCGCAACCGGGCTGAGGCGATGAAGGGTCGAACGGACTCACCGAGGGCGGGTAATGCCTCGCTCATGTCGGAACCGTCGCACCGTTCGATGGGCATATCCAGTTCATCCACCCGCCCGATGCTCCACAACAAGGCCTGCAAGCCCTCGATGCGCCAGGTTAGCAGGTTGGACTGCAATGCCCGTTGCTCCCGCTTTTTCTCGGCAGGGCTGAGATCCGATAGCGGCATCCGAAAAATCTCTTGTTCCCGGGGACTCAGGTAATCCCACATTCCCTCATCGATCGCCCAATTTACAACCTTTTCCGGCTCCTCGTAAAAAATGACTCCCAACAGCATGTGAAGGGCGAGGGCGCGCCTGGCGACTTCCCCGGCCGAACGGAGCCGGATGTCTTTTCTTTCGGGATAAACGGGAAAATTGAATATCATCTCGATTCGCTGGCTGTCGGGGTCGAAAACGACTTGCTTGGTATTGGCTTCTGTCATTAAGAAAATTCCCTCCTTGTCGGTTGATTCCTATTCTATCGAAAAAGGAGGTGGGCTTGCAGCGCCAGTTAAACGATCTCGGAGGATTTGAGGGTCTTTCGAGATCTCATTTTTGTAGATTCATGCCTTCATGGCGGCTGTCCTTTCTTCTCTTCTATTCTAAAAAGCCGCAAAACCCAACGGCCCGGCGATGCGCCCATCAGTCCTTCGCGACCAATCGAATCCGATATCCCGACGGATCGCAGATGGGGTAGCCTTCACTGATCGGCTTGACGGGCGCGCAGATCGGGCGGAGCCGGTCTGCGGTTTGGCCGATCGTTTCTTGATTTGGAAATTCGAGGGCATACCCGTTCCATTCCGCGATGTTTTCGGGAGCATTGGGGATGCCTGTCCCCGGTCAGGTGGTCACCGCAATATGATGGCGGTAACAGAACGCCATCTGCGATGAATAGCTGACCACGTCAAACCCGCTCCCTCGTAGAAGACACCTCCGCCGCCCCAGATCGCCCACGTGCAGATGGACGTGTCCCATCACGGCATTTTTCGGCATACCGGTTCCGGGCGCATCGCTTTCGGCCAGAAGCCCCGCACTTCCACGGATCGGTCGCCATGGTTCCAAGTCCATTCCGATGGAGGCGTCGTGATACACTTCGATGCCCTTTCCTTCCGGATCGGAAATACGAGCGTCTCGCTGACGGCGTGGTCGGCGTTGCCCATCGGGTAGTCCCTTTCAAGCAGATGTTTCAGGAAGGCGGACAAATCGGCCCGGAAGGGGCAGGGTCCCGCCGCTTGCCCGCCTTCGGGACCACATCGGCCGGGCGTTCCAGCACAAGGAGCGGCGTTTTTCCGTCGGCGGTCAAAGCGGTCCGGTCTTCCGATCGTTTTAGAACGCGGAAATCGATAAATTTCCGATAAAACGGGATCATCTTCTGATGTCGTTTCATGGCACATCCCGGCTCCAGGAACAACGACAGAACCGACATGTATTCACGCACCTTCCCGGAAGTAGGTCGGTTTTTCTTTTTCGATCCTCCTCGAGAAAACCGGATATTCCCGCCTGCCGAGAGGGCCTGCTGGGCCGTATTGGAGCGCGTGGCCCATTGGGTGCCGCCGCTCACCAGGGACCTGCAGCTTTATCCCCTGATTCGGGTGCTCCGGGACTTCATCCACTCCGGGGAGCTGGTTCGACGGGTGGAGGAAGGTGGGAGGCAGCTGAACTGATCCGCGGCGGTGAGAAGGTGTTCCCGCGAAGAGGAAAAACGGATCATTCCGGCCCTCAAAAAAGGGGACGGAATGATCCGTCGCAAGGCGCCCCGGCAGGATGTCTTTTTCCGGTCAAACAGGTTGACCTTCTTCCTTCTTTTGCTCCATTCGTCTTTTTTTGCCGCAATCCTGCACGCTGCAGGCCGGGCAATACCCCGCCGGACAGTCATCCCGACGGAGGCGGCGAACAAAACGGAAGATCTGCCAACCGGCAAGCCGAACACCGCCGCCATCACCAGGTAAATCATGTTGATCCTTCCCCTTTTTCTAGAAGATCAGCTGACCGACGCGATAGACGACAAAGGCCGTGATCCAAGCGATCGTCAAGCTGTAGCCGACGGAAAACAGCGTCCATCTCCAGGAACCGGTCTCGCGTTTGATCGTCGCCAGGGCGGCGACACACGGAGTATAGAGCAGGACAAAAAACAGAAACGCCAGTGCCGCAGGCGGGTCAAAGGCATGGGGCAACAGTTCGCCGAGCTTGTCTTCGGTCCCGGCGCCGTACACGATGCCCAACGTGGATACGATGAGCTCCTTGGCCAGAAAACCGACTACAAGGGACACGCCCGCCTCCCAGGAGTCAAAGCCGAGGGGAGCAAACAGCGGAGCGATCCATCGCCCGATGGCGGCAAGCCAACTCTCTTCCATCGGAACGAAACCCTGCCAGGAAGAGTTGCCGAGAAACCAGATCACCACCGTCATTCCGAAGATGATCGTCCCGGCTTTGCGGATGAAACCCCTTGTCTTTTCCCAGGTGTGCAAAAGCAAATTTTTCATCGCGGGTGCGTGGTAGGGAGGCATCTCCAGCAAAAAAACCCCTTCTTCGTCAGGCAGCCGTTTTTTCAACACAAGGGCCGTCAGGACCGCCGCCAGAACTCCGGCGACATACAGGGTGAACACCACGGCCGCTCCGCTTTCTTTGAAAAATGCGGCTGCAAACAGCGAGTAAACGGGCAACCGCGCCGAACAGGACATAAAGGGGGAGATCAGCGCGGTGACCAGTCGGCTTTTCGGATCTTCCAGGGTGCGCGTCGCCATGATGGCCGGAACATTGCAGCCGAAACCGAGGATCAGCGGAATAAACGCTTTGCCGCTCAGTCCGATCATCGACATGAACCGATCCATCAGCACGGCCGCCCGCGCCATGTAGCCCGAATCCTCCAGATAGGAGAGGCAGAGAAACAGGATGGCAATCTGCGGCACGAATACGAGCACCGCTCCCACCCCGGTCAAGACGCCGTCGATCATCAACCGGGTGAACCAATCCGGACTGCCCATCGCATCCAGCGCGGCGCTCACACCCGTGAAGAACGGCCCGCTGAACCAGCTGTCGAGATGATCGGACAGGGGAGTGCCGACCCAACTGAAGGTGAGTTGAAACACCAGGTACATCAGCAAGAGAAAAATGGGGATTCCGATGACCGGGTGCAGGAGCAGGCGATCCAGCCGGTCGCTCCAGGTGGGACCGTCGGCCGTACGGCTATTGCGGGTCACTTCGCGGACGATTTTTTCGATGAGCGCGTAGCGCGCGTTCCGAATCCGTTGATCGAGATCCGCGGGGCACTTGGAACATACTTCCTCCATCTGTTCGATCAAATCGGAGGGCAACCGGGAACACAGCAGTTCCCTCACTGTGCGGTTTCCTTCCAGCCACATGAGCGCCAGCCAACGGCGGTTCGGGCGGAGATGCAACCCGGCCTCCGCCATCAGCTTGTCCAATTTCCGGATGGCCTCTTCAATCTTGGGAGAATACGGTACCTTCCATGGGGGGGAGGGGATGTTTCGGTGAAGCAGATGGATCAGCTCGCCGTCGCCCTTCGCCCGGCGGGCGACGATGGGAACCACGGGAATCCCCAGCGTTCGGGAAAGGGCGGAAACGTCGATTTTCAGACCGCGTTTTTCGGCGATATCCATCATGTTCAGGCACAAAACGAGCGGCATCCCCATTTCGAGGAGCTGAACGGAAAGGTAGAGATTTCGTTCGAGATTGGAAGCATCCACGATGTTGATCAGCAGGTGCGGATCTTCGTTGATCAAGTATGTGACCGCCAACTGCTCCTCCAGCGTCTGGGCGGACAGGCTGTAAATGCCGGGAAGGTCCACAAGGACGGCTTCTGGGAGGGTTTTGATCCGGCCCTCTTTTTTTTCCACCGTCACCCCCGGCCAGTTTCCGACGTGCTGCCGCGTTCCGGTCAAATGGTTGAATATCGACGTTTTACCGGTGTTTGGATTGCCAACGAGTGCAAGGGTTTTGTTCATCGGTGCATCCCGCTCTCCGTCGGTCTCATGCCTCGGGTTCAATGAGAATCTTCTTTGCTTCGCTCGCCCGGATGCCGATTTGATAACCGCGTACTCGCACGATGATCGGCCCTCCGAAGGGAACCTTGCGAACCACCTGCACGACGGTTCCCGGAAGCATGCCAAGGTCGAGAAAGCGTTTTTTGTAGGCGGGATGGATCAGCAGCTCAGCCACTTTCGCTTTTTTGCCCGGAATGCAATCCGCCAAGCGCACGGCCATTCACTCCGTTTCCTCCATCCTGCTCAAATGATAACGCTTCTCATTTTCATCGTCTATCATTTCGGCTCGATTTTCCTGAAATCTACACATTTTGCCGGCCTCCGATCGCACCGGCAGCGTCTGACCCATCGGTGCCGAAGGTCCCGGCTCTCAATGGCGAATCATCCCGTCAATCGGCGGAAAAGGGGAATATTGGACGGGCGGGCATGCAAAAAGCCCGGCTGCGATCAAAGGCCGGGCGGTGTCCGGGGCTGGAGTGATCTGGGTTGGCGGGAAAGTTACTCCACTTCCTTCAGGATCTTTTCGATGGAAGCCAGGCGCTCTTTCATTTCGGCCAGATCCTTCGCCAGCTGCTTCTGCTTCTGGAGGATTTCCCGCTGAACCTCCACCGCTTCGGAGGCCAATCTTTCGTACCTCTCCGATTCGCCTTTGATAATCTTGGCTTGCCGGATCTTCGACCGATTGCTCATCAAAATGGCGAGGAAGATGAGCGAAAAGGCCATGCCCGCCAGTGCAACGATGATCTCGCTTTTTATCATGATCCACTTCCTTTCGGTTTGATCGTCAGCGATTCCGCTGCTTTTGCGATCATCTCCTGATTGAGGGGCAGATCAAAGGGAACCAGCTCGTAATACTTCATCGCTTTTCCGTCGTCGGAGAGTTCGAGGGTGCTTTTTACGATCCCGGCCTTTTCCATCTTTTTCAGGTGCATGTACAGGAGGGGCCGGCTCATGTCCAGCTCCCTGGCCAGTTGGCTGACGTATTTCCGCTCACGGCTCAGGATGGAAACGATCAGCAGGCGGTGCGGATTGGCCAGCGCTTCCAGAAGGGCGAGCAGTCGGTCTCCCGTGATTTCCGCATAAGTCATTCGGATCAACCGCTTGGCCGCAGATTTTTCAGGATGTTGGCGGCAAACGCGATTCCGTACGTCACGGTGAGACCGACGGCAGCGCTCGGGAGAACGGAGGCGCCGAATTTCCCAGGGCTGAACAGTTCCATTGCCGGCAGGGGAATGCCGATCATGTTCAGCCGGCAGAGAGCCGCTGCCAAACCGCTTCGGCCGTCCTGCGGGAAGGCGTGATGGGTCAAATCCGTCAGGGCCAGGGACATCCATCCGAGCGGATGGATGCGCGCATGGGCCGATGTGCTGGAAAGCGGATCGGAACTACCCATATAACCCGCCGAAACCGCTCCGATGACGAAAGGGATGTCGAAAATCCTGATGAAGCGGATGGTCATTCAGTTTCTCCTTTCATAAGTCTCAGATTAATATCATGTGTAAATAAAATATTACACATGATATGATTTGTCAACGAAATGAGGAAACAAATTTGAGGAAGGCGTTCTCCGTTCGGCCAAGAGATGATGCGCTCGTTAATTTGAAAGAGATTTGGTGAAGGCGCGTCTTTTTCGTCTCTCTTTACAGATTAAAAGGAAGTGTTTATGGTTGAATGGAACGGGGATTTTTCCGGGGGTGGGTGCATGGAGAATAACGATTTGTACGAGCAAACCGTAAACGCACGAAAAGCCTTTTGGAAAAAGATTGGAACCGTGGATCCCTATGTTTTGTCATATTTTTTAAACCCCGCGCTTATCGGCAGCTTCGGATGGTCGTTTGTGAGACAGGCCTTTGTGAAAGTAGAAACCCCGAATACGGTGATTTTGGCGAGTGACGGCTTGTCCAATCCGTTTGATGCCCTTGATGAGCCAAACCAGGGATTTTCTTTGGAATGTTTTATTGAATCGGATGATCCTGCGCTGCGCAAAAGCTTTGCCGATCTCACTGAGGCGTGGCAACTTCAATTGTTATACAATGTGGTGCATCACATCGCGGGTCATGGGGGCATAAAGGAGTTGCTGGAGCGGCATGGTCTTCTTTCGATGGAACTGTCATCCATCGATGTGATGGAACCTTTCCGCGATGAGGAGGGGCGTGTGGGAGTCTTACTCGGGCTGGATTCGATTCATATCCCTCCCAGTATTGAGGGTCCGGCAAGCAACATTCGCCTGGTGAGCATAAAAATCCTCACATCCCGAGAGTTGCAGTACGTTTTGCGGCATGGTGACGCAGGGAGAAAAAAACTGGCCCGATTGTTCCGCGAACAAGGTTCCGATCATTTGTCCACGCTCAACAGAAATTCAGTCGTATAAGAATGTGATCGATCGGCGCCATGGTCAAGGCGGGGGCCGGCAACCGGCGAAAGAACCAACTTGCAAATGCGCATCCGCAAGACCGCTTCCCGAGGCCATCCGAGGGTTTCCCATTCCGTGGTGCAAATTCCAGCAGGTGAACCGGGAGGGGATTTTTCACCTCGTTCCGTGCCTTCGGGGGAGATTTG
This window of the Planifilum fulgidum genome carries:
- a CDS encoding FxsA family protein codes for the protein MFRVFIILLILVPLLEIWGLAQMGQWIGALPTVLAVIVTSVIGVVLARRQGLEVYRLTVLQLNRGELPSDTLLDGLLILAGGLLLMAPGFFTDTVGFLLMIPYIRGIVRLFVKRWFEKKTREGRVIRITRRW
- the ytvI gene encoding sporulation integral membrane protein YtvI encodes the protein MNIGSSQLIGILIRLGLLVLIGVAAYYILSFALPLLYPFLIGWLIAMAIEPAVRFMENKLRLPRWAGVSLMLIIVLAVVSSLLVLLVTQVVIELTRLAELLPTSLERFNQYLLDLFLDEDTGISHLIQNVQTYLQNNPEHQKEIVSSIRENLGVITQKGTELITGIIAGIGSFLTDLPYIVAVIVIIFLAALFIGLDWPRMRDALNRSLPERVRRTGGIVLKDIRTSLFGFVRAQLTLISITAILVMIGLWILGVKYALTVAIIIGVVDLLPYLGVGAVLVPWSAYSFFFGGDTKLAVGLLVLYGVLLVVRQILETKLVSSNVGLDPLTTLIALFVGLNLFGFIGLIIGPVSVVIAIALYRANVFRDLWRFIKGDSFNRS
- the citZ gene encoding citrate synthase, which translates into the protein MTVAKGLEGVVAVTSEVSSIIDGVLTYRGINIDELAEKAGFEEVILLLWNGRLPKREELEQLQKDLDENASIPEQVLNALKEYPKDVHPMAVLRTAVSQLAVYDPEADDNSAEANRRKAIRLTAKIPTIITSFYRLRSGLEPVAPRPGQGFARNFLYMLNGKDPEEVAVKAFDKALILHADHELNASTFAARVTTATLSDMYSAITSAIGTLKGPLHGGANERVMAMLKEIGTMDRVESYIQEKLDRKEKIMGFGHRVYKDGDPRAKHLREMSRQLAELTGDTKWYEMSRKIEALVEEKKGLKPNVDFYSASVYNYLGIPSDLFTPIFAMSRVTGWTAHVMEQYANNRLIRPRAEYVGPKNQPYVPIDQR
- the icd gene encoding NADP-dependent isocitrate dehydrogenase, producing the protein MAAFKWGEPQAGEKIVIEGGKLNVPDQPIIPFIEGDGTGPDIWAAAKRVLDAAVEKAYGGKKKIAWFEVFAGEKAYNRFGEWLPEDTLKAIREYKVAIKGPLTTPVGGGIRSLNVALRQELDLYVCLRPVRYFDGVPSPVKHPELVDMVIFRENSEDIYAGIEWEAESEEVKKVIRFLQEEMGVKKIRFPETSGIGIKPVSREGTERLVRAAIQYALDHGRKSVTLVHKGNIMKFTEGAFKKWGYELAEREFGDKVFTWAQYDRIAEEQGKEAANRAQAEAEEAGKIIIKDVIADAFLQQILTRPAEYDVIATLNLNGDYISDALAAQVGGIGIAPGANINYDTGHAVFEATHGTAPKYAGLDKVNPGSVILSGVLMLEYLGWQEAADLIYASMNKTISQKTVTYDFARLMEGATEVKCSEFGDKLIENL
- the mdh gene encoding malate dehydrogenase, whose product is MTIRRRKISVIGAGFTGATTALMLAQKELGDVVLVDIPQVEGPTKGKALDMLESTPVQGVDSNIVGTTDYAETAGSDLVIITAGVARKPGMSRDDLVSTNAKIMKSVTKSVVEHSPNTIIIVLTNPVDAMTYEVFRTSGFPKNRVMGQSGVLDTARFRTFIAQELNVSVEDVTGFVLGGHGDDMVPLVRYSYVGGIPLEKWLPKDRIDAIVERTRKGGGEIVNLLGNGSAYYAPAASLVQMAEAILKDKRRILPAVAYLEGEYGYNDMFLGVPTILGGNGLEKVIELELTDEEKQALDKSAESVRRVMKLLD
- a CDS encoding DUF4272 domain-containing protein gives rise to the protein MTEANTKQVVFDPDSQRIEMIFNFPVYPERKDIRLRSAGEVARRALALHMLLGVIFYEEPEKVVNWAIDEGMWDYLSPREQEIFRMPLSDLSPAEKKREQRALQSNLLTWRIEGLQALLWSIGRVDELDMPIERCDGSDMSEALPALGESVRPFIASARLRPSEEMVHMLEEHLQLYNQQVEAYEKGEKHPFDTMITYERIHALNWVCGLIDEWDD